CGTAGATTGGTACCTGGCCAACCAGGAATGGCTCGATAACGTGACCAGCGGCGCCTACCAGGACTACAACCAGAAGCAGTACGGCAACCGCTAGGCTGGTAGTCAGCCTAAAATCGTGTGTCATTGCGAGCGCAACGAAGTGGAGCGCAGCAAGCTTTCCTCTCTGGCAGCAGGGGCAACCAAACGATTAACAACGATTAAGGAAAGATTGCCGCGCTCCACTTCGTTGCGCTCGCAATGCCAAAACAGCTTTATGTACGAAACTCCCTTTACCGACCAGCCCATTACTGAGCTGAGCTTTCTCGTCACCGGCGGGGCCGGCTTTATTGGCTCCAACCTGGTTGAATACCTGCTGAAGCACGGCGCCAAAAAGGTGCGGGTGCTGGACAATTTCTCCAACGGCTTCCGCAAAAACCTGCGCCTGTTTGAAGGCAACGCCGCGCTGGAAGTGCAGGAAGGCGATATCCGCGACCGCGAGGCCTGCGCCCGCGCCTGCGCGGGCATCGACATTGTACTGCACCAGGCCGCGCTAGGGTCGGTGCCGCGCTCTATCAACGACCCCGTTACGACCGACGAGGTAAACGTGGGCGGCTTCGTGAAAATGCTGTTTGCGGCCAAAGAAGCCGGCATTAAGCGCTTCGTGTACGCGGCCAGCAGCTCGACCTACGGCGACCACCCTGGCCTGCCCAAGGTGGAGGACCGCATCGGCAAGCCGCTCTCGCCCTACGCCGTAACGAAGTACGCCAACGAGCTCTACGCCGACGTGTTTGCCCGCACCTACGGCATGGAGATTATCGGCCTGCGCTACTTCAATATCTTCGGCCCGCGCCAGGACCCCGGCGGGGCCTACGCGGCCGTAATCCCGCTCTTCATCGACGCCATTCTGGAAAACAGCGCACCCACGCTCAACGGCGACGGTGGCCAGACCCGCGACTTTACCTTCGTGGCCAACGCCGTGCAGGCCAACATCCGGGCCGCACTCACGCAGAATCCCGAGGCCGTGAACCAGGTATACAACATCGCCGTCGGCGACCGCACCTCGCTGGTGCAGATGTACGACATCCTGCGTGAAGAAGCCCACTCCAACCTGGAGCCCAAGTTCGGTCCCAACCGCGCCGGCGATATCCGCGACTCGCTGGCCGACATTACCAAGGCCGAAACCCGGCTAGGGTACGCCCCGCAGGTGCGCATCCGCGAGGGCCTGAAACGGACGCTGTCGTGGTTTAGGGCCAACCAGGACTTTATCAAGGAGCGCAACTAGCGCGCAAGGTTTCGCGAGGTTGAGCAAGGTCTCGCGAAGTTGATGAAAACAGAATCGAAAAACTTGCGAAACTCATTTTAACCTTGCGAAACTTCGCGCTATGAAAGGCATCATCCTCGCTGGCGGCTCGGGCACCCGGCTGCACCCCCTGACCCTGGCCGTGAGCAAGCAGCTCATGCCCGTCTACGACAAGCCGATGATTTACTATCCGCTGTCGATTCTGATGATGGCCGGCATTCGGGAAATCTTGATTATCACCACGCCCCACGACCAGGCGCAGTTCCAGAAGCTGCTCGGCACCGGCCAGAATCTGGGCTGCAACTTCCAGTACGTGGTGCAGGAAGTGCCCAACGGGCTAGCCCAGGCCTTCGTGCTGGGGGCCGATTTTATTGGGCAGGACAAGGTGGCGCTGGTGCTGGGCGATAATATTTTTCATGGCGAAGGCATGGAAGAGTTACTGAAAGCCAACAGCGACCCCGACGGTGGCGTGGTCTACGCCTACCACGTGCACGACCCCGAGCGCTACGGCGTAGTCGAGTTCGACGAGAATAAGGTAGCCCTCAGCATCGAGGAAAAACCCGCCAAGCCCAAGAGCAATTACGCCGTGCCGGGTCTCTACTTTTATGACAATGAAGTAGTGGAGATTGCCAAAAACCTGCAGCCCAGCCCGCGCGGCGAGTACGAAATCACGGACGTCAACCGCGAGTACCTGCGCCGGGGCAAGCTGAAAGTCGGCATCCTGGGCCGGGGCACCGCTTGGCTCGACACCGGCACCTTCGAGAGCCTGATGCAGGCCGGCGAGTTTGTGCGCGTGCTGGAGCAGCGCCAGGGCCTGAAAGTAGGCTCGATTGAGGAAGCTGCTTTCCGTCAAGGCTTTATCAATGCCGAACAGCTGCGTAAAATCGCGGCGCCCCTGCGCAAAAGCGGCTACGGCGACTACCTGGTAAACCTGCCCGACCAGCTGGTAATGGGTGGGTAGTGCAGTAGCGCGCAGCCGAAGCCGCGCGCTACTGGTTCAATACCAGCCGAAACGTGGTGCCTTTGCCCACCTCGCTCCACTTCACGAAGAGGCGGCCCTCGTGGTAGTTTTCGATGATGCGGCGGGCCAGGGCTAAGCCCAGGCCCCAGCCGCGCTTTTTGGTAGTGTAGCCGGGCAGGAAAACGCTTTCGAGCTTGTTCTTGGCGATTCCTTTACCCGTGTCGGTGATGTCGATGGCTACCTGCGGGCGCGGAGCGCGGCGGCGCCACCATTCGCGCCGGGGCTTCACCCGGCACAGGCGCAGCGTGATGGAGCCGCGCCCATCCATAGCATCCACCGCGTTTTTGCAAATATTCTCCACTACCCAGTCGAAGAGTGGCACGTTGAGGCAGGCCGGCGTGTCGAGTGGCAGCTCAGTTTCGATGCTGAACTTGACCTTGCGCGACACCCGGCTCTCGAGGTAGGCAATGGCGTTGCGGGTGGTGTGGTAGAGGTTTTCGGCCTTGAGCACCGGCACCGAGCCAATGTTGCTGAAGCGTTCGGTGATGATTTCCAGACGTTTAATATCCTTGCCGAGCTCCTCTACTATGGGCTCGTCGCGGAAGCGGTCCGACTGCCGCAAATATTCCTGCCAGCCCACGAGCGAGCTCAGTGGGGTGCCGAGCTGATGCGCCGTTTCCTTGGCTAGCCCCACCCACACGCGGTTTTGTTCGGCCCGGCGCGAGTAGCTAAAGGCGATATACGCCATCATGGCTAGTGAGGCAATTACGGCCAGCGCTGCTAGGGGGTAAGTGCGCAGCTGCCGCAACAGGCGCGAATCCTGGTAAAACAGATAGTTGCGGGTATTGCCGGGTAGCTCAATCACGATGGGCGGGTGGCGCTTTTGCATATCAAGCAGCACTGCCCGTAGCTGTTGTATCGAGTCGGCGGCCGAAAGGTGTTTAGCCAAGCCCAAGTTTTTGGTATCAATAATATCCTCCCCATTGGTCAGAATAACCGGGATAGTGGTGTTGGCCTCAATAATCTGCTCCTGCAAAAAAGGCAGGTTTTTAGTGTCTTCCGTATTAATAATGTAGCGTTGGGTTTTGGCGTATAAATCAATCTGGTGCTGCTCGCGCTCCGAAAGACGCTGCACTAGCGTATTAGTATACACTACGGTAGCCCCGGCAATAAGCAAGGCCATCAGCAAGACCAAGAGCTTAATGCGCGATTTCTGGTCGTAAAGGGGAGGAAGCATAGGAGCGGCAAAGGTCGGGCGCAGCGTCCGGAGCGCCGCTAGCCCCATTCAACGAGCGAAAGCGCTAGTTTGTGCGCGGCCCGCCGCCGCCGAACCCATTGGCCCATTCGCCTGTTTCCATCGCAGTTATTTATGCCGTAATTTTGCAGGCCGGCCCTGGGTCGACCCGTGCTATGTCTCATCCATTTAAGGCTGTTAGTTTATCCTTCCGTAATGCCCCGCTCGCCATCCGCGAGCTGCTGGCATTGGACGAGGCCGCCTGCCGCCGCTTTCTGACGCAGCTGCGTACTGAGCTGCACCTCACCGACTTGCTGGTGCTCAGTACCTGCAACCGGACCGAAATCTACTACGCCCATGAGCATGACTACTCGGCGGCCATCATCCGGGCGCTGGGCGAGCTCAAGCAGCGGCCCGACGCGGGCAGCTTTGCCGAGTATTTTGACCGCTTCGATAATGCCGAAGCGGCTACGCGCCACCTATTTGAGGTAGCGCTGGGCCTCGATGCGCAGGTAGTGGGCGATATGCAGATTATCAACCAGGTGAAGCAGGCCTACCAGTGGACGGCCGATGCCGATGCGGCCGGTCCGTTTTTGCACCGCCTGCTGCACACCATCTTCTTCGCCAACAAGCGGGTGCAGCAGGAGACGAGCTTCCGCGATGGCGCCGCCTCGATGAGCTACGCCGCCCTGGAGCTGGTAGAGGAGCTTACGGCCGACGTGGCTAGCCCCCGCGTGCTGGTGGTGGGCCTGGGCGAAATCGGCAGCGACGTGTGCCGCCACTTGGCCGATAGCAAGTCGTTTGCCAGCGTCACGCTCTGCAACCGCACCCGCGCCCGTGCCGAGGAGCTAGCGGCAGAGTTTGCGCCCGGCCAACTGCGCATCGCCGATTTTGAGCGCCTGCCCGACACGCTGCGCGAGGCCGACGTTATTATCTCGTCCATCAGCCGCGACACGCCGTTCTTCACCCGCGAGCTGGTGGCTAGCCTCGACGTGCTGAGCTACAAGTTCTTTATCGACCTGGCCGTGCCGCGCTCGGTGGCTGCCGATGTCGAGCAGGTGCCCGGCGTGCTGGTCTACAACGTCGATGCCATTTATAGCAAGGCTTCGGCGGCCCTGGAGCA
The genomic region above belongs to Hymenobacter sp. BRD128 and contains:
- a CDS encoding ATP-binding protein, with the protein product MLPPLYDQKSRIKLLVLLMALLIAGATVVYTNTLVQRLSEREQHQIDLYAKTQRYIINTEDTKNLPFLQEQIIEANTTIPVILTNGEDIIDTKNLGLAKHLSAADSIQQLRAVLLDMQKRHPPIVIELPGNTRNYLFYQDSRLLRQLRTYPLAALAVIASLAMMAYIAFSYSRRAEQNRVWVGLAKETAHQLGTPLSSLVGWQEYLRQSDRFRDEPIVEELGKDIKRLEIITERFSNIGSVPVLKAENLYHTTRNAIAYLESRVSRKVKFSIETELPLDTPACLNVPLFDWVVENICKNAVDAMDGRGSITLRLCRVKPRREWWRRRAPRPQVAIDITDTGKGIAKNKLESVFLPGYTTKKRGWGLGLALARRIIENYHEGRLFVKWSEVGKGTTFRLVLNQ
- the hemA gene encoding glutamyl-tRNA reductase, with translation MSHPFKAVSLSFRNAPLAIRELLALDEAACRRFLTQLRTELHLTDLLVLSTCNRTEIYYAHEHDYSAAIIRALGELKQRPDAGSFAEYFDRFDNAEAATRHLFEVALGLDAQVVGDMQIINQVKQAYQWTADADAAGPFLHRLLHTIFFANKRVQQETSFRDGAASMSYAALELVEELTADVASPRVLVVGLGEIGSDVCRHLADSKSFASVTLCNRTRARAEELAAEFAPGQLRIADFERLPDTLREADVIISSISRDTPFFTRELVASLDVLSYKFFIDLAVPRSVAADVEQVPGVLVYNVDAIYSKASAALEQRLAAVPQVQAIISESLADFADWSREMLVSPLIQRMKAGLEQLRQQELDRFQKKATPAEVKLLDDATRAFMQKVLKQHVLHLKAACRRDEAEQLLPLLTDIFDLERQPASI
- a CDS encoding SDR family oxidoreductase codes for the protein MYETPFTDQPITELSFLVTGGAGFIGSNLVEYLLKHGAKKVRVLDNFSNGFRKNLRLFEGNAALEVQEGDIRDREACARACAGIDIVLHQAALGSVPRSINDPVTTDEVNVGGFVKMLFAAKEAGIKRFVYAASSSTYGDHPGLPKVEDRIGKPLSPYAVTKYANELYADVFARTYGMEIIGLRYFNIFGPRQDPGGAYAAVIPLFIDAILENSAPTLNGDGGQTRDFTFVANAVQANIRAALTQNPEAVNQVYNIAVGDRTSLVQMYDILREEAHSNLEPKFGPNRAGDIRDSLADITKAETRLGYAPQVRIREGLKRTLSWFRANQDFIKERN
- the rfbA gene encoding glucose-1-phosphate thymidylyltransferase RfbA; this encodes MKGIILAGGSGTRLHPLTLAVSKQLMPVYDKPMIYYPLSILMMAGIREILIITTPHDQAQFQKLLGTGQNLGCNFQYVVQEVPNGLAQAFVLGADFIGQDKVALVLGDNIFHGEGMEELLKANSDPDGGVVYAYHVHDPERYGVVEFDENKVALSIEEKPAKPKSNYAVPGLYFYDNEVVEIAKNLQPSPRGEYEITDVNREYLRRGKLKVGILGRGTAWLDTGTFESLMQAGEFVRVLEQRQGLKVGSIEEAAFRQGFINAEQLRKIAAPLRKSGYGDYLVNLPDQLVMGG